Proteins from one Cryptomeria japonica chromosome 4, Sugi_1.0, whole genome shotgun sequence genomic window:
- the LOC131079874 gene encoding uncharacterized protein LOC131079874 codes for MERGKTCEVNIITLGTSKMKRQSRRSGKIGAKFSEKRIHDDFFLWKKLLPDLDLMFIEIQTSGEEYIHFYSSKKLVNLHIITPRFYRVLIWCISNTRQCLLHTMLDEALSFSLLVMVR; via the exons ATGGAGCGGGGAAAAACATGTGAAGTGAACATCATAACCCTTGGCACATCG AAGATGAAGAGGCAAAGCAGAAGATCAGGAAAAATAGGGGCAAAATTTTCCGAG AAGAGGATACACGATGATTTTTTTTTGTGGAAGAAGCTGTTACCTGATTTGGATCTGATGTTTATCGAGATTCAAACCTCGGGCGAAGAATATATACATTTTTACTCTTCTAAGAAGCTTGTCAATCTCCATATCATTACACCAAGATTTTACAGAGTCCTCATTTGGTGCATATCCAATACAAGACAGTGCCTTCTGCATACCATGCTTGATGAAGCACTCAGTTTCTCCCTTCTTGTCATGGTACGCTGA